One Acinetobacter colistiniresistens DNA segment encodes these proteins:
- a CDS encoding TonB-dependent receptor, with translation MKQTFQLKPLVIALAFSGASLPIHVFAEETQKTSADTESDVITLADVVVTGANKKQTVVPKRKVTSIYGTDSSVLDTPRVVSQVSEQQFREDVIRSADDLVKYAPSITRGGGQNANFAPQIRGQNSEVFQDSQRIYSTRHPTNLNAYEAADIVAGPTGVIFAPTSGSGGYINYLTKKPNFNKAETTISGSVGSIYAGKGTEPNFSVSIDHTAPISKELAFRVSATAQKNDDYYDNVKNNFNAFYGALAWRPDDSLRVDWNISYDDYYDFNVTHGWNRATQQSVDNRQYYKGRATPIIQNGSAFWSPVFESGAANSKVIGWQNRQKNDKNQYIAVGPVQTTPLPNATADQAGTIRGWVYDPSIPGNGLVKLDDNISGRSEDKNSATRFSTQLKLVKDLNTHWSVSNSTLYQNSKDLGDSVGSFFTDLEHELFDNRLEFLADYDFELFGLKVNNKSSTGGAYRREEFTSLAANNSFNINPYDLTNDPSQKNPGDLLGLVNNGSSTGGWIGQAGVPQYSQYFGYLNLPRMYPVGHGLYAEKGGFPPNGGGAVYTGTGSWDTWSVFTQQNFTFNDVFGINLGINHSSIKAKLENPLVLVPTDVRSDRNTYSLLSYQASTFIKPTAKSTLYFTYDKSTALNTGVFGPFLIWGAGNQLNPLAFDSQSELKELGIKYEPIIDQLFLTLSGFEQKRDLSPDTNGNMARFEVKGIESSLRWQLQKNIAIGGNLTYLNAEYSSIIPAGFSPFGFHADNATVWGDSNGLNQRKAGRYDAAGIPKYSASAYVDYQHQSGFGVNLSGWWTSNWYTNLSQTVKVPNNYNLDLGLYYRQPQWTVGLNILNLTNERNFVNGLAGANSEFLQPMRPLTVQGQFSYKF, from the coding sequence ATGAAGCAAACTTTTCAATTAAAACCTTTAGTGATTGCCTTAGCCTTTTCGGGGGCATCTTTACCCATACATGTGTTTGCCGAAGAAACCCAAAAAACATCGGCAGATACTGAAAGTGATGTGATTACTTTGGCAGATGTCGTGGTGACTGGTGCAAATAAAAAACAAACTGTTGTTCCCAAACGTAAAGTGACTTCAATCTATGGAACTGATAGCTCAGTATTAGACACACCTCGTGTGGTGTCCCAAGTATCGGAACAACAATTTCGTGAAGATGTGATTCGTAGTGCAGATGATCTGGTTAAATATGCGCCGAGTATTACCCGAGGCGGGGGACAAAATGCCAATTTCGCACCGCAGATACGTGGGCAAAATTCAGAGGTCTTCCAAGATAGCCAACGGATTTATAGTACCCGTCATCCGACCAATCTCAATGCATATGAAGCGGCAGATATTGTGGCAGGGCCGACGGGAGTGATTTTTGCGCCTACTTCGGGTTCAGGTGGATATATTAATTATCTCACTAAAAAACCTAATTTTAATAAAGCAGAAACAACGATTTCTGGTTCAGTTGGTTCAATCTATGCCGGAAAAGGTACAGAACCTAATTTTTCTGTCAGTATTGATCATACCGCTCCGATCTCTAAAGAACTTGCATTTCGTGTTAGTGCAACAGCCCAAAAAAACGATGATTATTATGACAATGTGAAAAATAATTTTAATGCATTTTATGGTGCCTTAGCTTGGCGTCCAGATGATAGTTTACGTGTCGACTGGAATATAAGTTATGACGATTATTATGATTTTAACGTGACGCATGGTTGGAATAGGGCAACACAACAATCTGTTGATAACCGCCAGTATTACAAAGGCAGAGCGACGCCAATTATTCAAAATGGTTCAGCTTTCTGGTCACCTGTATTTGAATCTGGAGCAGCGAATTCGAAAGTAATTGGTTGGCAGAATCGACAAAAGAATGATAAGAACCAATATATTGCTGTAGGTCCAGTTCAAACAACACCATTACCGAATGCAACAGCAGATCAGGCTGGAACGATTCGAGGTTGGGTCTATGATCCATCTATACCTGGAAATGGATTGGTCAAACTAGACGATAATATTTCTGGTCGAAGCGAAGATAAAAATAGTGCCACACGATTCAGCACCCAATTAAAATTAGTTAAAGATTTGAATACGCATTGGTCTGTTTCTAATAGTACGCTTTATCAAAACAGTAAGGATTTAGGTGATTCGGTTGGAAGTTTCTTTACTGATCTGGAACATGAGTTATTTGATAATCGCCTAGAATTCCTCGCAGATTATGATTTCGAGTTGTTTGGCCTGAAAGTGAATAATAAAAGCAGTACAGGAGGCGCTTATCGCCGTGAGGAGTTTACTTCTTTAGCGGCAAATAATAGTTTTAATATTAATCCTTATGATCTGACCAATGATCCTTCTCAAAAAAATCCAGGTGATTTACTGGGGTTGGTCAATAATGGCAGTTCAACAGGAGGCTGGATTGGACAGGCCGGTGTTCCTCAATATTCTCAATACTTTGGTTATTTAAATTTGCCAAGAATGTATCCAGTCGGCCATGGTTTATATGCTGAAAAAGGGGGGTTCCCTCCCAATGGTGGTGGTGCTGTTTATACAGGAACGGGGTCTTGGGATACGTGGAGTGTGTTTACTCAGCAGAACTTTACGTTTAATGATGTGTTTGGCATTAATCTTGGGATTAATCATAGTTCAATCAAAGCCAAACTGGAAAACCCGTTGGTGTTAGTGCCGACAGATGTCCGTTCAGATCGCAATACATATAGTTTGCTCAGTTATCAAGCCAGTACATTTATCAAGCCAACAGCAAAAAGTACCCTGTATTTTACCTATGATAAGAGCACTGCACTCAACACCGGTGTTTTTGGCCCATTTCTAATTTGGGGGGCAGGCAATCAACTGAATCCTTTGGCTTTTGACAGTCAAAGTGAATTAAAAGAATTAGGAATTAAATATGAGCCGATCATCGATCAACTCTTCCTCACATTAAGCGGATTTGAGCAGAAGCGAGATTTATCACCGGATACTAATGGCAATATGGCACGCTTTGAAGTGAAAGGGATTGAATCTTCATTACGCTGGCAGCTCCAAAAAAATATTGCGATAGGCGGTAACTTAACCTATTTGAATGCTGAATATAGCTCAATTATTCCAGCAGGTTTTTCTCCCTTTGGCTTCCATGCAGACAATGCAACTGTCTGGGGGGACAGTAATGGGTTAAACCAGCGTAAAGCAGGTCGTTATGATGCGGCGGGCATTCCGAAATACTCTGCCAGTGCTTATGTGGATTATCAACATCAATCAGGCTTTGGTGTAAATCTCTCAGGCTGGTGGACCAGTAACTGGTATACCAATTTAAGCCAGACGGTTAAAGTTCCAAATAACTATAATTTAGATTTGGGATTATATTATCGACAACCCCAATGGACTGTGGGCTTAAATATTTTGAATCTAACCAATGAACGTAATTTTGTGAATGGTTTAGCTGGTGCAAACAGTGAATTCTTACAGCCAATGCGTCCACTCACGGTGCAGGGACAATTTAGTTATAAATTTTAA
- a CDS encoding ABC transporter substrate-binding protein: protein MTNRSILLSRRKFLAQSLSAVGGVSLIGSLSGCDQSPQTGTDVQSPSSLTPKHGGTIRLGLIGGQQSGSLDPHLSTSSAGITRGFAIYNKLWEWDEKMLPRLALAEFAEPNHNASEWTIRLRKGLEFHHGKTMTADDVIFSVKRLTDPKLASPFRNLVQWIDRDRIQKLDEYTVRIPFINSITGFVALPETWVNFGGIVPTDFDPVHNPIGAGPYKVKQFIPGQRSVFTRFENYFKADQPYADSFEVIDFKDQVSRLNALLAGQIDIANAISPEYIKILEQAKHIQTIRSETNTHNGFDFNTQQAPFNDPKVRQAFRLIANREELVQRGLNGQGRIANDLYSPQDPAFLNLPQRQQNIEEAKKLLAQAGFKDGLSVELIAPAGSAQPALIFAEQAKHANVNIRVKQVDAATFNGPDRNKWQLSSNATNVGTPYLSTAVVNDAPISTTHKINFKDPEYSELFYKALAEPDLAKRKVYLTQAQKIQHERGGMLIWGFSHTIDAATKNIGGLAPEHTIFPTWRFEKLWKA from the coding sequence ATGACAAACCGATCAATTCTATTGTCACGTCGAAAATTTTTAGCACAAAGTCTTAGCGCAGTAGGTGGCGTTTCTTTAATAGGGAGCTTGTCTGGCTGCGATCAATCACCACAAACGGGTACTGACGTACAAAGCCCATCTTCTCTCACTCCCAAACATGGTGGAACGATTCGATTGGGTCTAATTGGTGGACAACAATCTGGCAGTTTAGATCCACATCTGTCTACTTCAAGCGCAGGAATTACCCGAGGTTTTGCCATATATAACAAGCTATGGGAATGGGATGAAAAGATGCTGCCACGTCTTGCCTTGGCTGAATTTGCTGAACCCAATCATAATGCGAGTGAATGGACTATTCGTCTACGTAAAGGTCTAGAATTCCATCACGGTAAAACGATGACTGCTGATGATGTGATTTTCTCAGTAAAACGTTTAACTGATCCAAAGCTTGCTTCACCGTTTCGCAATCTGGTGCAATGGATTGATCGGGATCGTATTCAAAAATTAGATGAATATACCGTTCGTATTCCTTTTATCAATTCAATTACTGGTTTCGTTGCACTACCTGAAACTTGGGTGAATTTTGGTGGAATCGTCCCTACCGACTTTGACCCAGTCCATAACCCAATCGGTGCAGGCCCTTATAAAGTCAAACAGTTTATACCAGGTCAACGTTCTGTGTTTACCCGTTTTGAAAACTATTTTAAAGCGGATCAACCTTATGCAGACAGTTTTGAGGTGATTGATTTTAAAGATCAAGTCTCACGTTTAAATGCCTTATTAGCAGGACAAATTGATATCGCCAATGCCATTTCACCTGAATACATTAAAATTCTGGAGCAGGCGAAACACATCCAAACCATTCGTTCTGAAACCAATACCCATAATGGTTTTGACTTTAATACGCAACAAGCCCCTTTTAATGATCCTAAAGTCCGTCAGGCATTTCGTTTAATTGCCAATCGTGAGGAGCTTGTACAACGTGGGTTAAATGGTCAGGGACGTATTGCCAATGATCTCTACTCACCACAGGACCCTGCTTTTCTTAACCTACCCCAACGTCAACAAAATATCGAGGAAGCAAAAAAATTATTGGCACAAGCTGGTTTTAAAGATGGTTTAAGTGTTGAACTTATTGCACCTGCTGGCAGCGCTCAGCCTGCACTGATCTTTGCAGAACAAGCAAAACATGCCAATGTAAATATACGGGTCAAACAAGTCGATGCCGCAACATTTAATGGACCAGACCGCAATAAATGGCAATTGTCGAGTAACGCCACCAATGTCGGTACACCCTATTTATCTACTGCTGTTGTCAATGATGCACCGATTTCAACCACCCATAAAATCAATTTTAAAGATCCTGAATATAGTGAGTTGTTTTATAAGGCGCTTGCCGAACCAGATTTAGCAAAGCGAAAAGTGTATTTGACCCAAGCACAGAAAATTCAACATGAACGTGGTGGAATGCTGATCTGGGGATTTAGCCATACCATTGATGCAGCCACAAAAAATATTGGAGGCTTAGCCCCAGAACATACTATTTTTCCAACGTGGCGTTTTGAGAAATTATGGAAGGCTTAA
- a CDS encoding ExbD/TolR family protein, which produces MAISTSQDDDVVSEINITPLVDVMLVLLIVFIVTAPLLTNTVKVNLPKAAPTQSTDQNKAVVISVNPQGEIFLDKDKVSLASFEQEIQSRKNSNPKLALNLNADETVPYGTVVKLLASIERVGVDKLSVITVPQ; this is translated from the coding sequence ATGGCAATTTCTACTTCTCAAGATGATGATGTGGTGAGTGAAATCAACATTACACCGTTGGTGGATGTGATGTTGGTTTTGCTGATTGTCTTTATCGTCACAGCACCTTTGCTGACCAATACGGTGAAAGTCAATTTACCTAAGGCCGCACCGACTCAATCCACTGATCAGAATAAAGCTGTCGTAATTAGTGTTAATCCACAGGGTGAAATATTTTTGGATAAGGACAAAGTGTCACTTGCAAGTTTTGAACAAGAAATTCAGTCACGTAAGAATAGCAACCCGAAGCTGGCTTTGAACCTGAATGCGGATGAAACTGTTCCTTATGGGACAGTGGTAAAATTATTGGCAAGTATTGAACGAGTCGGTGTAGATAAATTATCGGTAATCACCGTTCCTCAATAA
- a CDS encoding MotA/TolQ/ExbB proton channel family protein, which produces MTDINSLIHDGTIWLLVVFSIVTWALVVIKIVQTQRASKQDKRFVEAFWKAKNLSDAVTQSESGQGPAARVANAGFKTLIEADEKTHHDLQNSWSRQDLLERHLRKQILTERRQLEKGSALLASIGNNAPFIGLFGTVFGIIHALQAIAHSGNASMDVVAGPIGEALIATGIGIAVAVPAVLAYNYFVRKVKAIGADLDDFATDFVSLNQKAGFQLPTAKTKNTAESTILNDASTKEVKEKGVFA; this is translated from the coding sequence ATGACTGACATTAATTCATTGATCCATGACGGCACTATCTGGTTATTGGTTGTTTTCTCTATTGTGACTTGGGCACTGGTTGTCATCAAAATCGTTCAGACCCAAAGAGCATCAAAACAAGATAAACGTTTCGTAGAGGCGTTTTGGAAAGCAAAAAATTTATCTGACGCCGTAACTCAATCTGAATCGGGTCAAGGACCAGCAGCACGTGTTGCAAATGCGGGGTTTAAAACACTGATAGAAGCAGATGAAAAAACACACCATGACTTGCAAAACAGTTGGAGCCGTCAGGACCTATTGGAACGTCACTTACGCAAACAAATTCTAACTGAACGTCGTCAATTGGAGAAAGGTTCAGCGCTATTGGCGTCTATTGGTAATAATGCACCCTTTATTGGTTTGTTTGGTACCGTATTCGGAATCATTCATGCATTACAGGCGATTGCCCATTCTGGTAATGCAAGTATGGATGTCGTTGCTGGACCGATTGGTGAAGCATTGATTGCAACAGGAATTGGTATCGCTGTTGCTGTACCTGCAGTGCTTGCCTATAACTACTTTGTACGTAAAGTTAAAGCGATTGGTGCAGACTTAGATGATTTTGCAACAGATTTTGTCAGTTTAAATCAAAAGGCTGGTTTTCAATTGCCGACTGCTAAAACCAAGAATACAGCAGAGAGTACGATTCTGAATGATGCTTCAACAAAAGAAGTGAAAGAGAAAGGAGTATTCGCATAA
- a CDS encoding energy transducer TonB → MSELIFNSHKRALLFEQYAPEASSNNIADPFTRHTLALSQPSLPRLNKVLIAIIAVTSAHLGIWYIAKHLPTPTLDIHKPEPVVIEIVKPEQPPKVIEPKIPPVTEKPKIPPVVEKPKPIVKQVEQPKPVQKAVEQPKPVAKAVTQPTPQQVEEAVVTKEVAPAPVQKVVEPVKSVDDNLPVTEAKGYAGYLSNPAPEYPEQALERGWEGSVILRVKVLANGSPDTVSVKQSSGKKLLDSAAVRTVKQWKFSPALKGKTPVEGWVDVPIHYQLPK, encoded by the coding sequence ATGAGTGAACTAATATTTAACTCGCATAAACGGGCGTTGCTATTTGAACAATATGCACCTGAAGCTAGTTCAAACAACATAGCAGATCCGTTTACACGGCATACCTTGGCGCTGAGCCAACCATCACTACCTCGCTTGAATAAGGTGTTGATTGCGATTATTGCAGTTACTTCTGCGCATTTAGGAATTTGGTATATCGCAAAACACTTGCCTACACCTACTTTGGACATTCATAAGCCAGAACCGGTGGTGATTGAAATTGTAAAACCTGAACAACCCCCCAAAGTAATTGAACCCAAAATTCCTCCTGTCACAGAGAAACCTAAAATTCCACCGGTTGTGGAAAAGCCAAAACCAATCGTTAAACAGGTTGAACAACCCAAACCTGTACAGAAAGCGGTAGAGCAACCTAAACCAGTCGCAAAAGCAGTCACTCAACCTACGCCACAACAAGTGGAAGAGGCTGTTGTGACCAAAGAGGTGGCTCCTGCACCTGTTCAGAAAGTGGTTGAACCTGTGAAGTCGGTCGATGACAACTTACCTGTGACAGAAGCGAAAGGATATGCAGGCTATCTGAGTAATCCTGCACCCGAATATCCAGAACAGGCACTCGAACGTGGTTGGGAGGGTTCCGTGATTTTAAGGGTCAAAGTACTCGCAAATGGGAGCCCTGATACGGTCAGTGTCAAGCAAAGTAGTGGCAAAAAACTTTTAGATAGCGCTGCTGTAAGAACAGTAAAGCAATGGAAATTTTCACCCGCTTTAAAAGGTAAAACCCCTGTAGAAGGTTGGGTCGATGTTCCAATTCATTATCAATTACCGAAATAA
- a CDS encoding LLM class flavin-dependent oxidoreductase yields MSVEFLWRIPVHGDGRRAHQLHTRGEWNQLNPAIQSPQRVAPQHEDQLFAYYDYVQQVAKAADIVGFHGALIPAFPHTEEPWVLASALARETKRLRLLIAIQPWFIHPAYASQMAASLQRLSQGRVEWNVISGGGGAQQRAYGDFIEHDQRYARTNEFLEFVKGYSHHAPFDYDGKFFHVEQGGLRYPMNQYDVPRLWLAGASDAALHVAGRHADIHLTWGEPVQQQKKVIEQAQAFFEQNSPDRKVKFGMRIDILARPTQEQAFQELKQMYETIAVDGHAFERKDTESVGAKRQQALAQGNRFEDLFVSPNVWAGMSNVRGGPNCILVGSYEQVAERLQEYIDIGVGHFILASNPHLEEAYRVAEEVLPLVGYKLK; encoded by the coding sequence ATGTCAGTTGAGTTTTTATGGAGAATTCCTGTTCATGGGGATGGTCGTCGAGCACATCAGTTACATACCCGTGGTGAATGGAATCAGTTAAATCCAGCAATTCAATCTCCACAACGCGTAGCACCACAACATGAAGATCAGTTGTTTGCCTACTATGATTATGTACAACAAGTGGCAAAAGCGGCTGATATTGTTGGCTTTCATGGCGCATTGATTCCCGCTTTTCCTCATACGGAAGAGCCTTGGGTATTGGCTTCAGCATTAGCAAGGGAAACCAAACGACTTCGACTGTTGATTGCGATTCAGCCGTGGTTTATTCATCCAGCCTATGCCAGTCAAATGGCTGCCAGTTTACAGCGTTTAAGTCAGGGGCGAGTCGAGTGGAATGTCATTTCAGGTGGAGGCGGTGCGCAGCAACGTGCTTACGGTGATTTTATTGAACATGACCAGCGCTATGCACGGACCAACGAGTTTTTGGAGTTTGTAAAAGGTTATTCACATCATGCTCCATTTGACTATGATGGCAAGTTTTTTCATGTTGAGCAGGGTGGGTTGAGATACCCAATGAATCAATATGATGTCCCTCGTTTATGGTTGGCTGGTGCGAGTGATGCCGCCTTACACGTCGCAGGACGTCATGCTGATATTCACTTAACTTGGGGTGAACCTGTTCAGCAGCAGAAAAAAGTCATTGAACAGGCGCAAGCGTTTTTTGAACAAAACTCGCCTGATCGGAAAGTTAAATTTGGTATGCGTATTGATATACTGGCACGGCCTACACAAGAGCAAGCTTTTCAGGAGCTTAAACAGATGTATGAAACCATTGCTGTTGATGGTCATGCCTTTGAACGAAAAGATACTGAGTCGGTTGGTGCAAAACGTCAGCAGGCTTTGGCGCAGGGCAATCGTTTCGAAGACTTATTTGTAAGTCCGAACGTTTGGGCGGGGATGTCCAATGTACGTGGCGGACCAAACTGTATTTTAGTGGGTAGCTATGAACAGGTTGCAGAGCGTTTGCAAGAATATATTGATATTGGTGTTGGTCATTTCATTTTAGCCAGTAACCCTCATTTGGAAGAAGCCTATCGGGTAGCAGAAGAGGTCTTACCACTGGTTGGATATAAATTAAAATAA
- a CDS encoding ABC transporter substrate-binding protein has product MRILPSLFLSLSLLGLVACDAKQNQQASENKPTQQQLRIAVVANGTSGSLDFIGVPQLISQDPIFLKALKQQHIELKWEPVTTAAVATLVNESFLNNKIDFAFYGNLPAVVLNATGVRTQIVVPGGIGNNVYLIVPPDSQVKSIEDLKGKKIALHRGRPWEINFGQLIQSKGLNLKDFQIINLNPQAGAAALSAKSVDAFFTLSDALTLQDRHLGKIIWSSQSLPADWKMRAELWGRKNYLQQHPETTQLLADATVRAMNWISQHQDEFQQSQTKFGQPLTVIQRESQNSASTWQQDWSPEYNVDFLKQHYAKVIDHAVKNQLIQTPIKADELLNPKFADQAIQNLHTNDQQNKQGD; this is encoded by the coding sequence ATGCGTATTCTTCCTAGCTTATTTTTAAGTTTGAGTCTTTTAGGACTCGTCGCTTGCGATGCAAAACAAAACCAACAAGCATCTGAGAATAAACCCACTCAGCAACAGTTGCGTATTGCTGTCGTAGCAAATGGAACATCAGGTAGTCTGGACTTTATTGGCGTACCACAACTCATCTCTCAAGACCCTATTTTTCTCAAGGCCTTAAAGCAACAACATATTGAATTGAAATGGGAGCCAGTGACCACTGCAGCTGTAGCGACTTTAGTGAATGAAAGTTTCCTGAACAATAAAATTGATTTTGCTTTTTATGGCAACCTACCGGCTGTGGTACTGAATGCAACTGGGGTAAGAACACAAATTGTAGTGCCTGGGGGGATTGGTAATAATGTCTATCTGATTGTGCCACCTGATTCACAGGTAAAAAGTATTGAGGACTTAAAAGGTAAAAAAATTGCTTTACATCGTGGCCGTCCTTGGGAAATCAATTTTGGTCAACTGATACAAAGCAAAGGTTTAAACCTCAAAGACTTTCAAATTATTAACCTAAACCCTCAGGCAGGTGCAGCAGCTTTATCTGCCAAAAGTGTGGATGCATTTTTTACTTTAAGTGATGCGCTGACTTTACAAGACCGCCATCTCGGTAAAATTATCTGGTCATCTCAATCTTTGCCTGCTGACTGGAAAATGCGTGCAGAATTATGGGGACGTAAAAACTATCTTCAACAACACCCAGAGACCACTCAGTTACTTGCTGACGCAACAGTGAGAGCAATGAACTGGATATCCCAACACCAAGATGAATTTCAGCAAAGTCAAACCAAGTTTGGTCAACCTTTAACTGTGATTCAACGTGAAAGCCAGAATAGTGCAAGTACATGGCAACAGGATTGGTCTCCTGAATACAACGTTGATTTCCTTAAACAACACTATGCCAAAGTCATTGATCATGCTGTGAAAAACCAGTTGATTCAAACGCCTATCAAAGCAGATGAACTGTTAAATCCAAAATTTGCCGATCAAGCAATTCAAAATTTACATACAAACGATCAGCAGAATAAACAGGGAGACTAA
- a CDS encoding ABC transporter permease gives MKTLVNPSLEKNIVVNRSPLWRRISAEQWYGLLSLISPLLAVLTWQFICSLQIFPTQILVPPTTVWNTFIGLLQSGELQLHLKDSLSRLFFGFCIAALSAIAFGIAYGSISTFRNYAYILFNLLYQIPIFVLIPIFILVFGIGELFKILLIIKACFFPIALATADAVKNIPKHYIELSQIYKLKTRAWLRYIVIPSTLPPLISGLRIALGRAWLILVAVELLAAGTGIGQMMELGRQMLRLDVVMVGVFITGMIGFSLDKLLRLVEQRFISPALSSRGK, from the coding sequence ATGAAAACGCTTGTAAATCCTTCTCTTGAAAAGAATATCGTTGTGAATAGATCGCCATTATGGAGGAGGATTTCTGCTGAGCAGTGGTATGGGCTGCTCTCGCTGATTTCCCCCTTATTGGCTGTACTTACTTGGCAATTTATTTGCTCGCTGCAAATTTTCCCAACTCAAATTTTGGTGCCACCCACAACGGTCTGGAATACATTTATTGGTTTATTGCAGAGTGGTGAGTTACAGCTGCACTTAAAGGATAGTCTCTCCCGATTGTTTTTTGGATTTTGTATTGCAGCACTCAGTGCCATTGCTTTTGGAATTGCCTATGGTTCAATCAGCACATTCCGTAATTATGCTTATATCTTATTCAACCTCCTTTATCAGATTCCGATCTTTGTCCTTATTCCTATTTTTATTCTCGTTTTTGGGATTGGCGAACTGTTTAAAATTTTACTCATTATCAAAGCCTGTTTTTTCCCAATTGCTTTGGCAACAGCAGATGCAGTGAAAAATATTCCTAAACACTATATTGAACTCAGTCAAATCTACAAACTTAAAACACGAGCGTGGCTGAGGTACATCGTCATTCCCTCAACATTACCACCCTTGATCAGTGGACTGCGAATCGCATTAGGCCGAGCATGGTTGATTTTAGTAGCCGTTGAATTACTTGCAGCAGGTACTGGTATTGGTCAGATGATGGAACTAGGACGGCAAATGCTTCGTCTGGATGTGGTGATGGTCGGGGTATTTATCACAGGCATGATTGGTTTTAGCCTCGATAAACTTTTACGTTTGGTCGAACAACGCTTTATATCACCTGCGCTCAGTTCAAGGGGGAAATAA
- a CDS encoding ABC transporter permease: MSPLSLTLKGALQQPVVLLQGLVLPVLLLVLWQYNSELGSSHAYAFVPLQNIYSASLQLLETGELWVNTWGSLKKAGLGFLFGSTAGLILGVLLAYSKVFNALVSPLFNSIRQVPLLGLTPLIALWFGNGEEAKIFIIALASFFPLVINTFQGLSHYDEKYSEVARMYQFSFWREFKRIRLPQALPHILTGLNLAVPFTWITTTASELLFNAGAGLGNLMMKAEINAEMDILLVCAMTVTISGIVMTTSIHFISKRVLQWRA; encoded by the coding sequence ATGTCGCCACTATCACTGACTTTGAAAGGTGCATTACAACAGCCTGTGGTCCTATTACAAGGTCTCGTACTTCCTGTGCTATTACTGGTTTTATGGCAGTACAACTCAGAACTAGGCTCTAGTCATGCCTATGCCTTTGTCCCTTTACAGAATATTTATTCTGCTTCTCTTCAACTACTAGAAACAGGGGAATTGTGGGTGAATACATGGGGTAGTCTGAAGAAAGCGGGATTAGGCTTTTTATTTGGTTCAACAGCTGGACTAATTTTAGGCGTCTTACTCGCCTATTCAAAAGTTTTTAATGCGCTGGTTTCTCCACTGTTTAACAGTATCCGACAAGTTCCACTCCTCGGTTTAACGCCATTAATTGCTTTATGGTTTGGCAATGGTGAAGAAGCCAAGATCTTTATTATTGCACTGGCTTCTTTTTTCCCCTTGGTCATTAATACCTTTCAAGGACTTAGCCACTATGATGAAAAATACAGTGAAGTCGCACGAATGTATCAGTTTTCATTTTGGCGTGAATTTAAAAGAATCCGCTTGCCACAAGCCTTGCCACATATTTTAACGGGGTTAAATTTAGCGGTCCCTTTTACCTGGATCACCACCACCGCAAGTGAGTTGCTATTCAATGCAGGCGCTGGCTTGGGCAATCTCATGATGAAAGCTGAAATTAATGCCGAAATGGACATCCTACTGGTGTGCGCAATGACCGTCACGATCAGTGGTATTGTGATGACCACATCTATCCACTTCATTTCAAAACGTGTGCTGCAATGGCGAGCTTAG
- a CDS encoding ABC transporter ATP-binding protein — MSFPLLSIKKLNKSFQRDQNTLTVLDGIHLDIEQGEFISIVGSSGCGKSTLLRLIAGLDPDYQGEILLNKIPIQGTDLKRGLIFQEHRLLPWLTVSENIHLALEETGLSRSEKNARVKEHIEIVGLTGFENAYPHELSGGMAQRVAIARGLVNKPDILLLDEPFGALDAMTRSHLQAELQRIWQHEKITMILVTHDIEEAVYLGDRVIVMSARPGKIKEIIPIPLAHPRHKDSESLFNFRNQALHLLDHSA; from the coding sequence ATGTCTTTTCCTTTACTCTCGATTAAAAAACTCAATAAATCATTTCAACGTGATCAGAACACCTTAACGGTTTTAGACGGTATTCATCTCGACATTGAGCAAGGCGAATTTATCTCCATTGTCGGCAGCAGTGGTTGTGGAAAATCGACGTTACTTCGTCTGATTGCAGGACTAGACCCAGACTATCAAGGTGAAATTTTACTCAATAAAATTCCGATCCAAGGAACAGATTTAAAACGAGGCTTAATTTTTCAGGAACATCGCTTACTGCCTTGGCTCACCGTTTCCGAAAACATCCATTTGGCGCTGGAAGAAACGGGGTTAAGCCGTTCAGAAAAAAATGCACGTGTGAAAGAGCATATCGAAATTGTTGGACTTACTGGATTCGAGAATGCCTACCCTCACGAATTGTCTGGCGGTATGGCGCAGCGGGTTGCCATTGCACGTGGCTTGGTCAATAAACCTGATATTTTACTTTTAGATGAACCATTTGGTGCATTGGATGCCATGACGCGGAGTCATTTACAGGCTGAACTGCAACGTATCTGGCAACATGAAAAAATCACCATGATTCTTGTGACGCACGATATTGAAGAAGCAGTCTATCTTGGAGATCGTGTGATTGTGATGTCAGCTCGACCAGGGAAAATCAAGGAAATTATACCTATTCCTTTAGCCCATCCAAGACATAAAGACAGTGAAAGCTTATTCAATTTTCGTAATCAAGCACTTCATCTGCTGGATCATAGCGCATAA